One Channa argus isolate prfri chromosome 15, Channa argus male v1.0, whole genome shotgun sequence DNA segment encodes these proteins:
- the rdm1 gene encoding RAD52 motif-containing protein 1 isoform X1 — protein MEVDILEFVVPVDNSKTLFVWDIQPSLPEDQIYDRLVGLFSSFGPLYLVKLSSNALLHPPGFSALIKFYSAAQALKAQRFTDGHSLFQSSPLKVRLSSKQTPHFLSHSRPLSHTRCLELANYCLGFNGWTSDIITLKELPDKEEVGGSKDEECGGERWGRLRFGCLLQLSFPHHGQMTRGAAVVEDSFTCTGPNVLLQKRCKLQRLVREKALVQAFTTVLLILLENGKVMVELKQTPDQFIPEEIEGVIQVNEFSWSEFPPDEDDYEEWDLTVS, from the exons ATGGAGGTGGACATCCTGGAGTTTGTGGTTCCTGTGGACAACAGTAAGACACTGTTTGTGTGGGACATCCAGCCGTCTCTCCCTGAAGATCAAATTTAC GACAGGTTGGTGGGGTTGTTCTCTTCCTTTGGGCCTCTGTACCTGGTCAAGTTGAGTTCTAACGCGCTGCTCCATCCTCCTGGGTTCTCTGCCCTTATCAAGTTCTACTCTGCTGCTCAGGCCTTGAAAGCTCAACGGTTCACTGATGGACACTCGCTGTTTCAGAGCTCTCCGCTCAAG gtgagGCTGAGCTCCAAACAGACGCCTCACTTCCTGTCTCACAGCAGACCTCTGAGCCATACCCGCTGCCTAGAGCTGGCCAATTACTGCCTGGGATTTAATGGGTGGACCTCTGACATCATCACA CTGAAGGAGCTCCCTGATAAAGAAGAAGTAGGAGGAAGTAAGGATGAGGAGTGTGGAGGAGAGAGGTGGGGGAGGCTGAGGTTTGGTTGTCTGTTGCAGCTCTCCTTCCCCCATCATGGGCAGATGACCAGAGGAGCAGCGGTGGTGGAGGACAGTTTCACCTGCACAG GCCCCAATGTTTTACTGCAGAAACGCTGTAAACTACAGAGGTTGGTCAGAGAGAAAGCTCTGGTTCAAGCCTTCACTACAGTACTTCTCATACTTTTAG aaaatggaaaagtgaTGGTAGAGTTGAAACAGACGCCAGATCAGTTTATACCAGAAGAGATCGAAGGAGTCATCCAG gtgAATGAGTTTTCCTGGAGTGAGTTTCCTCCTGATGAAGATGACTATGAAGAGTGGGATCTGACTGTATCATAG
- the rdm1 gene encoding RAD52 motif-containing protein 1 isoform X2, whose translation MEVDILEFVVPVDNSKTLFVWDIQPSLPEDQIYDRLVGLFSSFGPLYLVKLSSNALLHPPGFSALIKFYSAAQALKAQRFTDGHSLFQSSPLKVRLSSKQTPHFLSHSRPLSHTRCLELANYCLGFNGWTSDIITLKELPDKEEVGGSKDEECGGERWGRLRFGCLLQLSFPHHGQMTRGAAVVEDSFTCTENGKVMVELKQTPDQFIPEEIEGVIQVNEFSWSEFPPDEDDYEEWDLTVS comes from the exons ATGGAGGTGGACATCCTGGAGTTTGTGGTTCCTGTGGACAACAGTAAGACACTGTTTGTGTGGGACATCCAGCCGTCTCTCCCTGAAGATCAAATTTAC GACAGGTTGGTGGGGTTGTTCTCTTCCTTTGGGCCTCTGTACCTGGTCAAGTTGAGTTCTAACGCGCTGCTCCATCCTCCTGGGTTCTCTGCCCTTATCAAGTTCTACTCTGCTGCTCAGGCCTTGAAAGCTCAACGGTTCACTGATGGACACTCGCTGTTTCAGAGCTCTCCGCTCAAG gtgagGCTGAGCTCCAAACAGACGCCTCACTTCCTGTCTCACAGCAGACCTCTGAGCCATACCCGCTGCCTAGAGCTGGCCAATTACTGCCTGGGATTTAATGGGTGGACCTCTGACATCATCACA CTGAAGGAGCTCCCTGATAAAGAAGAAGTAGGAGGAAGTAAGGATGAGGAGTGTGGAGGAGAGAGGTGGGGGAGGCTGAGGTTTGGTTGTCTGTTGCAGCTCTCCTTCCCCCATCATGGGCAGATGACCAGAGGAGCAGCGGTGGTGGAGGACAGTTTCACCTGCACAG aaaatggaaaagtgaTGGTAGAGTTGAAACAGACGCCAGATCAGTTTATACCAGAAGAGATCGAAGGAGTCATCCAG gtgAATGAGTTTTCCTGGAGTGAGTTTCCTCCTGATGAAGATGACTATGAAGAGTGGGATCTGACTGTATCATAG